The Brasilonema sennae CENA114 genome includes a region encoding these proteins:
- a CDS encoding transposase gives MTGLYISAIERYQNAERTISIDEMTGIQATERLEKDLPMRPGKVERREFEYIRHGTQSLIANFDVATGKIIEPTCGDSRTEVDFVLNIRRIIESEPNAKKWHLIMDCLNTHQSESLVRLVAEKEGLNIDLGIKGKRGILKSMKSRAAFLSDKTHRIVFHYTPKHSSWLNQIEIWFSILVRKLLQRASFKSQDDLKTRILEFIDYFNKTMAKPFQWTYKGKVLAV, from the coding sequence ATTACTGGTTTATACATAAGTGCGATTGAACGTTATCAAAACGCAGAGCGTACAATATCAATTGATGAAATGACGGGTATTCAAGCTACAGAGCGTCTAGAAAAAGATTTACCGATGCGACCTGGTAAAGTTGAAAGAAGGGAGTTTGAGTATATTCGTCACGGTACACAGAGTTTAATTGCTAATTTTGATGTCGCTACTGGTAAGATTATCGAGCCTACTTGTGGAGATTCTCGAACAGAAGTTGATTTTGTTCTCAATATTCGTCGAATCATTGAAAGTGAACCCAATGCTAAAAAATGGCATCTAATCATGGATTGTCTGAATACGCATCAGTCTGAATCGCTGGTTCGTTTGGTTGCAGAAAAAGAAGGTTTGAATATCGATCTGGGTATTAAAGGAAAAAGGGGAATACTCAAATCCATGAAATCCCGTGCTGCTTTTTTAAGTGACAAAACACATCGAATTGTTTTCCATTACACCCCTAAACACTCTTCTTGGCTCAACCAGATTGAAATTTGGTTCAGTATTTTGGTTCGTAAGTTACTTCAGCGTGCTAGCTTCAAGAGTCAGGATGACCTAAAAACCCGAATTCTTGAATTTATCGACTACTTTAATAAAACAATGGCTAAACCTTTTCAGTGGACATATAAGGGTAAAGTGTTAGCTGTCTAA
- a CDS encoding filamentous hemagglutinin N-terminal domain-containing protein produces MLEISTRWGALLGIAIGGVFSLFGDCAVAQVIPDGTLPNNSSVQTERSSFNITGGTQAGSNLFHSFREFSVPTNSTALFNNTADIQNIISRVTGNSISNIDGLIRSLGTANLFLINPNGIIFGQNARLDIGGSFFATSANSMKFADGFEFSATDPKATPLLTISVPTGLQYANNASSVEVRESSLQVTPGKTLALVGGNVSIDAGQLLVPGGRVELGGVAGNGNIGLAANDGQLRLTFPQEVSLTDVLLTNGAQVNVSARGDGSIAVNAQRLNISGSGTRVQAGIDSELLSTGRRGNIEFNAKEVTNIDGGVISNVVLENGVGNAGDINITTGSLIVSNGGKIETSTFGQGNAGNLRINARDTIEFTNGAFAFSQVEREGVGDGGEISMDTGSLSVSNGSQLRTWTTGKGNAGSVNIIARDAVSFQNGGAVFSTVEPNAIGNGNNIRIQAKSLSVVNGSFLTANTLGQGNAGNVTIDARDSVVFERGTATSSVGVPEFGAGFGNGGDVRIKTGSLRLSNNARLLASSSKGRGNAGNVNVEARDTVSLSDESFIFSQLEGGSTGNGGNINISTGSLSVVSGSILSSDIFGVGNGGNISINARDNVSFLTEGGAYSLVNSQAVGDGGNIDINTGSLVVGNGSFMAASILGKGNAGTITINATDSISLDGLNRKGFPGGIYSEVARGGVGKGGNININTRSLSVTNGAQIVTDIDGRGSAGTVNINATDFISFDGVGKNVIQGSGQSSGAYSSVGLQEGVGNGGNINIFTRSLSLTNGAAVITNTLGQGNAGNVKIIATDNILIDGASSNSLPSAVKSVVETGSVGDGGEIDITSKLLQVTNFGEISSSSEGNGTAGNMTLNARSIRLNNDALLTANTRSAKVVPNREQATININSQDLIMSRNSNIFTNATGENVNGGNINIDTDFLIGFKNSDISANSANFRGGNVRINATGIFGTQFRNASTPNSDITATGGSPELSGTVQINTPEIDLNSGLVNLPSVPVDTKIAQTCTEGNPIVKSQFIITGRGGLPPNPGEVLNTDAVQVDLVTLNPEVDKRSTTVSTNPTSRTPDRIVEATGWLIDADGNVVLTANPTAITPHSSWQKIADCRAFNQQHKH; encoded by the coding sequence ATGTTGGAGATAAGTACTCGTTGGGGCGCTTTGTTAGGGATTGCGATAGGTGGTGTGTTTTCTTTGTTTGGAGATTGTGCAGTAGCTCAAGTTATTCCTGATGGCACTTTGCCTAATAACTCCAGTGTCCAAACAGAGAGAAGCAGCTTCAATATCACTGGAGGAACGCAAGCGGGAAGCAACTTGTTTCACAGCTTTAGGGAGTTTTCTGTCCCTACTAACAGCACGGCTTTGTTTAACAATACCGCAGATATTCAAAATATTATTAGTCGGGTAACGGGTAATTCTATTTCTAATATTGATGGGTTAATTCGTAGCTTAGGTACGGCAAATCTGTTTTTGATTAATCCTAACGGCATTATATTTGGTCAGAATGCTCGGTTAGATATTGGCGGTTCTTTTTTTGCCACATCTGCCAATAGTATGAAATTTGCGGATGGGTTTGAATTTAGTGCTACAGATCCCAAAGCTACACCACTGCTGACTATCAGTGTGCCGACTGGATTGCAATACGCAAATAATGCTAGCAGTGTCGAAGTACGAGAGTCTAGTTTACAGGTAACTCCTGGTAAGACTCTAGCACTTGTTGGTGGTAATGTGAGTATTGATGCTGGGCAGTTGCTAGTTCCGGGAGGACGTGTCGAGTTGGGAGGTGTAGCGGGAAATGGTAACATCGGACTAGCTGCTAATGATGGTCAACTACGCTTAACGTTTCCCCAAGAAGTATCGTTAACTGATGTATTGCTGACAAATGGTGCCCAAGTTAACGTCAGTGCTAGAGGTGACGGTAGCATTGCTGTCAATGCACAGAGATTAAATATTTCAGGATCTGGTACAAGAGTGCAGGCGGGGATAGATTCAGAACTGCTATCCACAGGAAGGCGTGGAAATATTGAATTTAATGCTAAAGAAGTCACAAATATTGATGGCGGCGTGATTTCCAATGTGGTATTGGAGAATGGCGTGGGTAACGCTGGAGACATTAACATTACAACTGGCTCACTGATTGTCTCGAATGGCGGAAAAATTGAAACCAGTACTTTTGGTCAGGGAAATGCTGGAAATTTGAGAATTAACGCCCGTGACACGATTGAATTCACAAATGGAGCTTTTGCTTTTAGCCAAGTTGAACGGGAAGGTGTGGGTGATGGTGGTGAGATCAGCATGGACACAGGTTCCCTTTCTGTTAGTAATGGCTCGCAACTGAGAACCTGGACTACTGGCAAGGGAAATGCTGGTAGTGTGAATATAATAGCCCGCGATGCTGTTTCTTTTCAAAATGGCGGTGCGGTCTTTAGTACTGTAGAACCAAACGCAATCGGGAATGGTAACAATATTCGGATTCAGGCAAAATCACTTTCTGTGGTGAATGGGTCTTTTCTGACAGCAAACACCTTGGGTCAGGGGAATGCAGGTAACGTAACTATTGATGCCAGGGATTCAGTGGTGTTCGAGCGAGGAACCGCTACTAGCAGCGTAGGCGTACCTGAATTTGGTGCAGGTTTTGGAAATGGGGGTGATGTTCGTATTAAGACAGGTTCGCTCCGCTTAAGCAATAATGCTCGATTGCTTGCTAGCAGCAGCAAAGGACGTGGAAATGCAGGCAATGTGAATGTAGAAGCTCGTGATACTGTCTCTTTGTCTGATGAAAGTTTTATATTCAGCCAATTAGAAGGGGGAAGCACGGGTAATGGGGGTAACATCAATATCTCCACAGGCTCCCTGTCGGTTGTGAGTGGCTCGATTCTCAGTAGCGACATCTTTGGAGTTGGGAATGGAGGCAATATCAGCATCAACGCACGGGATAATGTTTCCTTTTTAACAGAAGGAGGAGCCTACAGCCTGGTGAATAGTCAAGCTGTAGGTGATGGGGGCAATATTGACATCAACACTGGCTCTTTAGTTGTTGGTAATGGATCTTTCATGGCAGCAAGTATTCTGGGAAAGGGAAATGCGGGCACTATTACGATTAACGCTACAGATTCTATTTCCTTAGATGGACTGAATCGAAAAGGATTTCCGGGTGGAATTTACAGCGAAGTGGCTAGGGGGGGTGTGGGCAAAGGGGGCAACATTAATATTAATACGCGATCGCTTTCCGTTACTAATGGCGCTCAAATAGTTACCGATATTGATGGCAGAGGTAGTGCAGGTACTGTGAATATTAATGCCACTGATTTTATTTCTTTTGATGGTGTGGGCAAAAATGTTATCCAGGGATCGGGACAATCGAGTGGTGCATACAGTTCAGTGGGATTGCAGGAAGGGGTAGGCAATGGGGGTAATATCAATATCTTTACGCGATCGCTTTCTTTAACAAACGGTGCTGCGGTGATCACCAATACCCTTGGACAGGGAAATGCCGGAAACGTGAAGATTATTGCTACTGATAACATCTTAATTGATGGAGCGAGCAGTAATAGTTTGCCTAGTGCAGTCAAGAGCGTTGTGGAAACTGGATCTGTGGGTGATGGGGGCGAAATAGATATCACATCTAAGTTGCTCCAAGTCACTAACTTTGGTGAAATATCCAGCAGCAGTGAAGGAAATGGAACCGCAGGCAATATGACATTAAACGCTCGCTCCATCCGTTTAAATAATGATGCCTTACTCACCGCCAACACACGCAGCGCTAAAGTTGTCCCGAATAGGGAACAGGCGACAATTAACATTAACTCACAAGATTTGATAATGAGTCGCAATAGCAACATCTTCACTAATGCAACAGGTGAAAACGTCAACGGCGGCAACATCAATATTGACACTGATTTCCTTATTGGTTTTAAAAATAGTGACATCAGCGCCAATTCTGCTAACTTCCGTGGCGGAAATGTGCGAATCAATGCGACTGGTATTTTTGGTACACAATTCCGGAATGCATCTACCCCCAATAGTGATATCACTGCCACAGGGGGAAGTCCTGAGCTAAGTGGTACCGTGCAAATCAACACACCTGAGATTGACCTCAACAGTGGCTTAGTCAACTTACCATCAGTACCAGTTGACACCAAGATAGCCCAAACCTGCACTGAGGGCAACCCTATAGTTAAAAGCCAATTTATCATCACAGGACGTGGCGGCTTGCCCCCTAACCCAGGCGAAGTCCTCAACACTGATGCAGTGCAGGTAGATTTGGTCACTCTCAACCCAGAAGTTGATAAACGCTCTACTACAGTTTCGACAAATCCCACTAGCCGAACACCAGATCGCATAGTAGAAGCTACTGGTTGGCTGATTGATGCTGATGGCAACGTCGTACTGACAGCAAATCCAACCGCCATCACGCCCCACAGTTCCTGGCAGAAGATAGCTGATTGCCGTGCGTTTAATCAACAGCATAAGCATTGA
- a CDS encoding MAPEG family protein produces the protein MIPISTLFIGLNGLIALLLTYIVMMERTRTRLWHGESKEDVAKQRDPLINPNVVAATVEKLPTKIIPDKVED, from the coding sequence ATGATTCCAATTTCAACTCTTTTTATCGGGCTTAATGGTTTGATTGCTCTTTTGCTCACCTACATTGTGATGATGGAACGAACAAGAACAAGGCTGTGGCATGGTGAGTCAAAGGAAGATGTGGCGAAACAACGCGATCCGCTGATAAATCCAAATGTTGTTGCAGCTACAGTCGAAAAGTTACCGACAAAAATTATTCCTGATAAAGTTGAAGACTAG
- a CDS encoding transposase: MEAQGHPLPEHSQTKSPSALSRFLNINPWSTRDMIRIVRNHVLETSLKVFSAEGKGRKPFLQVIIDLTTLEKRGKFKNFEDLIRVYNGKRGLHIVVVYLVVGKWRIPWNFRVWRGKGTPSPAQLGLRLVKRLPKSLTERFRVNILVDTAFGSVEFLHGVRKLKYHAVTGVAINRKLVDGRVLRHLHKQGQQVRLVGLKFPVTVSWYYLKRDKGKLEKRFVLSTRPIKASTLKWWGKRRWQIEGWFKTAKQ, from the coding sequence TTGGAAGCGCAAGGGCATCCCTTACCTGAACACTCTCAAACCAAATCTCCGAGTGCATTGAGTCGGTTTTTAAATATCAATCCTTGGTCAACAAGGGATATGATTCGTATTGTTCGTAACCATGTATTAGAGACGAGCTTAAAGGTTTTTTCAGCAGAAGGGAAAGGACGTAAACCATTTTTACAGGTTATCATTGACCTAACGACTCTTGAAAAACGGGGTAAATTTAAAAACTTTGAGGATTTAATAAGAGTTTATAACGGTAAACGTGGTCTGCATATAGTAGTAGTTTATTTAGTTGTCGGAAAGTGGCGCATACCTTGGAACTTCCGTGTTTGGAGAGGTAAGGGTACACCTTCACCCGCTCAACTAGGACTCAGGTTAGTTAAGCGTTTACCTAAATCTTTAACTGAACGCTTTCGGGTGAATATTTTGGTTGATACGGCTTTTGGGAGCGTGGAATTTCTTCATGGTGTACGCAAGTTGAAATATCATGCGGTTACAGGTGTGGCTATTAACCGTAAATTAGTTGATGGAAGAGTTTTAAGACATTTACACAAACAGGGACAACAAGTCCGTTTGGTTGGTTTAAAGTTTCCCGTTACCGTATCTTGGTATTACTTAAAGCGCGATAAGGGCAAGCTTGAAAAACGTTTTGTCTTGTCTACTCGTCCCATTAAAGCTTCTACTCTCAAGTGGTGGGGTAAGCGTCGTTGGCAAATTGAGGGATGGTTTAAAACCGCAAAGCAATGA
- a CDS encoding CHAT domain-containing protein — MIIIIDNGIIYFLEVPYLKIAVKQLRENLSKPHTLRQVQSLSQKVYSWLIKPAEAALADSKTSTLVFVPDGSLRNIPMAALYDGKQYLIEKYSIALTPGLQLIDPKPLRKGLKTIAAGLSEPRSGFSALHNVKRELNEICSQVPSSNILCS, encoded by the coding sequence ATGATTATCATTATTGATAATGGCATAATTTATTTTTTGGAAGTCCCTTACCTGAAAATTGCTGTAAAACAATTACGGGAAAATTTATCAAAGCCCCACACACTGCGACAGGTTCAGTCCTTGTCCCAAAAAGTCTACAGCTGGCTGATTAAACCTGCTGAAGCTGCCTTGGCTGACAGTAAAACCTCTACTTTGGTGTTTGTGCCGGATGGTTCCTTGCGGAATATCCCAATGGCGGCTCTCTACGATGGCAAACAGTATCTGATTGAGAAGTATAGCATTGCACTGACCCCTGGTTTGCAACTAATTGATCCCAAACCATTGCGCAAAGGATTAAAGACAATAGCCGCAGGATTGTCTGAACCACGTTCCGGATTTTCTGCACTACATAACGTGAAGCGTGAATTAAACGAAATCTGCTCTCAAGTACCTAGTAGTAATATTCTGTGTAGTTAA
- a CDS encoding helix-turn-helix domain-containing protein, whose translation MAGLAPKQLNLSDGDRSELQELVNRHNTGQQIVLRAKIILLASEGKNNGEIARTLNISLDMARLWRNRWFKTSDKKLPTFERLRDSERIGAPVKFSMEQVIKLFALACSKPEDYGRPISHWTPRELADEIIKQGIIESISVRHVGRLLEEAELKPHQSSYWLTPP comes from the coding sequence GTGGCAGGATTAGCTCCAAAACAATTAAACTTAAGCGATGGCGATCGCTCAGAACTGCAAGAGTTGGTAAACCGACACAATACAGGGCAACAAATAGTACTACGTGCAAAAATAATTCTTCTAGCGTCAGAGGGGAAAAATAATGGCGAAATTGCTCGAACATTAAATATAAGTCTGGATATGGCTCGTTTATGGCGAAACCGATGGTTTAAAACTAGCGATAAAAAGTTGCCTACTTTTGAGAGACTACGAGATTCGGAGCGTATTGGGGCACCAGTAAAATTTAGTATGGAGCAAGTAATCAAACTGTTTGCCCTTGCATGTTCAAAACCCGAAGACTACGGACGACCAATAAGTCATTGGACACCAAGAGAACTAGCAGACGAAATTATAAAGCAAGGGATTATTGAAAGCATATCTGTCCGCCATGTTGGAAGATTACTAGAAGAGGCAGAACTTAAACCCCACCAGAGTAGTTACTGGTTAACCCCCCCCTAA
- a CDS encoding CHAT domain-containing protein produces the protein MVTKKSKFRRIKHFLSVLLLLAMFLGAGLLSPTFAHMTEKNSIVQTLPNAQNLLEQGRKLYEAERFAEASAIWQQAISAFKANGDELRLAMTLGNLSLAYQQLGQWTDAESAIRLAIASLHAQSRNLLKTSSNRNTLEHSQILAQVLDIQGRLQLALSKAEDALNTWRQSVEIYKKIGYNSAIIGNHINQAQALQALGLYRQAEKTLKESIKTLQSQPNSPLKVIGLRSLGNVLQVTGDLETSRQMLQQSLEVADSLLDKQAVGDILLSLGNTARALQRTQEAIDFYQKAVKTATSPTTRIQAQVNQLRLLLEIKQFKTFPALSSQIQTQLGDLPPSRTAICARINFAESLTRFRQDTTADTPEWLDIAQLLSTAIEQARSLQDKRTESYALGVLAGVYEQTQQKSDAQNLTQQALLIAQAIDAKDIVYQWQWQLGRLLKAKGDMKGATAAYTEAVNNLQDLRNDLVAVNPEVKFSFRYEVEPVYRELVELLLQPEGNSQPSQENIKKASETIEQVQVAELDNFFRNTCLNARIQSKKEDQTTTAAVIYPFILPDRLEVILQLPQKSLQHYTTAVDEKEVQSTLKQLGENLSKPHTLRQVQSLSQKVYTWLIKPAEAALAESKTSTLVFVPDGSLRNIPMAALYDGKQYLIEKYSIALTPGLQLIDPKPLRKGLKTIAAGLSEPRSGFSALHNVKRELNEIRSQVPSSILLDQEFTSKALQNKLNSLPFPVVHLATHGQFSSLAEETFIVAWDERIYVKDLNKLVQTVELNKPEAIELLILSACQTATGDERAGLGIAGVAFQAGARSTIASLWNLDDESTAVLMSKFYQELANKKLTKAEVLRRAQLALLQNPKYRRPMYWAPYVLLGNWM, from the coding sequence ATGGTCACAAAAAAATCCAAATTTCGCAGAATTAAACACTTTTTAAGTGTACTGCTGCTATTGGCTATGTTTTTGGGCGCGGGATTATTGTCACCTACTTTCGCCCATATGACGGAGAAAAACTCCATCGTTCAAACCTTACCCAATGCCCAAAATTTGCTTGAACAAGGCAGAAAACTTTATGAAGCTGAACGGTTTGCTGAGGCTTCTGCAATATGGCAACAGGCTATCTCTGCATTCAAAGCTAATGGCGATGAACTCAGACTTGCCATGACACTAGGCAATCTATCATTAGCTTATCAGCAACTTGGACAATGGACTGATGCAGAAAGTGCAATTCGCCTTGCGATAGCTTCGCTTCACGCCCAAAGTCGAAATCTCTTAAAAACCTCATCAAATAGAAATACTTTAGAGCACTCCCAAATCCTAGCCCAAGTTCTAGATATCCAAGGTCGTCTGCAGTTGGCTCTTTCTAAAGCTGAAGATGCCCTAAATACTTGGCGACAATCAGTTGAGATTTATAAAAAAATAGGATATAATAGTGCAATTATTGGTAACCACATTAACCAAGCGCAAGCTTTGCAAGCTTTAGGGTTGTATCGTCAAGCAGAGAAGACGTTAAAAGAAAGTATTAAGACTCTGCAAAGCCAACCCAACTCGCCTCTTAAAGTCATAGGACTGCGTAGTCTCGGTAATGTCCTGCAAGTCACGGGAGATTTAGAAACATCCCGACAGATGTTGCAGCAAAGTTTAGAAGTGGCTGACTCGTTGCTAGATAAGCAAGCAGTAGGTGATATTCTACTGAGTCTAGGCAACACAGCTCGTGCCTTACAGCGTACCCAAGAAGCGATAGATTTTTATCAAAAAGCTGTAAAAACTGCCACCTCACCTACCACGCGCATCCAAGCTCAAGTCAATCAACTAAGACTACTGCTGGAAATCAAGCAATTCAAAACTTTCCCAGCGTTGTCATCCCAAATCCAAACTCAACTTGGCGACTTACCTCCCAGTCGCACAGCAATTTGTGCTCGCATCAATTTTGCTGAGAGTTTAACACGATTCAGACAAGATACCACCGCAGACACTCCCGAATGGTTGGATATTGCTCAACTCCTGTCAACCGCAATTGAGCAAGCGAGAAGCTTGCAAGACAAACGGACAGAATCTTATGCTCTTGGTGTTCTAGCAGGGGTGTACGAACAAACCCAACAGAAGTCTGATGCCCAAAATCTCACCCAGCAAGCCTTGCTGATTGCTCAAGCTATTGATGCTAAAGATATTGTCTATCAATGGCAATGGCAACTGGGACGTTTGCTGAAAGCCAAGGGAGATATGAAAGGGGCTACCGCCGCTTACACAGAAGCAGTTAACAACCTGCAAGACTTACGTAACGATTTAGTTGCTGTCAATCCTGAAGTGAAATTTTCCTTTCGGTATGAAGTTGAACCTGTATATCGAGAGTTAGTAGAATTACTTTTGCAACCTGAGGGAAATTCCCAACCAAGTCAAGAAAATATCAAAAAAGCCAGCGAAACAATAGAACAGGTGCAAGTTGCAGAACTTGACAACTTTTTTCGCAACACCTGTTTAAATGCTCGGATTCAAAGTAAAAAAGAAGACCAAACAACAACAGCAGCAGTTATCTATCCTTTCATTTTGCCAGACCGATTAGAGGTCATCCTCCAGTTACCGCAAAAATCCTTGCAGCACTACACCACTGCTGTAGATGAAAAGGAAGTACAAAGTACTTTAAAACAATTAGGGGAAAATTTATCAAAGCCCCACACACTGCGACAGGTTCAGTCCTTGTCCCAAAAAGTCTACACCTGGCTGATTAAACCTGCTGAAGCTGCCTTGGCTGAGAGTAAAACCTCTACTTTGGTGTTTGTGCCGGATGGTTCCTTGCGGAATATCCCAATGGCGGCTCTCTACGATGGCAAACAGTATCTGATTGAGAAGTATAGCATTGCACTGACCCCTGGTTTGCAACTAATTGATCCCAAACCATTGCGCAAAGGATTAAAGACAATAGCCGCAGGATTGTCTGAACCACGTTCCGGATTTTCTGCACTACATAACGTGAAGCGTGAATTAAACGAAATTCGCTCTCAAGTACCCAGCAGCATACTTCTTGATCAAGAATTTACCAGCAAAGCTTTGCAAAACAAACTTAATTCTCTACCTTTCCCAGTCGTTCATCTTGCAACTCATGGTCAATTTAGCTCACTAGCTGAGGAGACATTTATTGTCGCTTGGGATGAACGCATTTATGTTAAGGACTTGAATAAGTTAGTGCAAACTGTAGAGTTAAACAAACCAGAAGCTATTGAATTACTTATTCTGAGTGCTTGTCAAACAGCTACTGGGGATGAGCGGGCTGGATTAGGAATTGCTGGTGTCGCTTTTCAGGCAGGAGCACGTAGTACCATCGCTTCTCTGTGGAACTTGGATGATGAGTCTACTGCTGTGTTGATGAGTAAATTTTACCAAGAGTTAGCAAACAAGAAACTAACTAAAGCCGAGGTGCTTCGTCGCGCTCAGTTAGCTCTTTTACAGAATCCTAAGTATAGACGTCCTATGTATTGGGCACCTTACGTTCTGTTAGGTAATTGGATGTAA